In Paludibaculum fermentans, the genomic stretch AGTTGATCAAAACGATGGAGCAGCGGCTGGCCGGCGGTTACACGCCCAGCGCCGGTGTCATCTACCCCACCCTCACAATGTTGGAAGAGGAGGGACTAACCAGTTCGTCGACCGAGAACAACAAGAAGGTCTACGCGGTCACCCAGGATGGACTGGCATTCCTGGAGGCGAACAAGGATCGGCTCAGTGAGCTCTTTGAGCGCATGGACGAGGCCGGCAAGGGCTTCCAGCGCGGCCGGTCTCCGGAGATCATGCGCGCTTTCATGGAGTTGCGGAGTGCCGCGGTGGCGCGCCTCTCGTCCGGGCAGGCGACGCCGGAGCTGACAAAGAAGATTGCGCAAACAATCCGCGCGGCGGCGCAGGCAATTCAGGAACTCTGAGCCCCGCCATGGCCTTCGAATCCTCTCAGCACCAATAATTCAAAGGAGATAGCTCAATGCCGAACGAACCAGCTTCCGTCCACGACGAATTCACGCAAATGTACGCCGGCAACCCGCCGTGGGAAATCGGCCGGCCACAGTCGCCCTTTATCGAGGCCGCCGGCCAGATCATCAGCCCCGTCCTCGACGCCGGCTGCGGCACAGGCAATGTGTCCCTTTACTTCGCGGCCCTGGGACACCAGGTGACGGGCATCGACTTTGTGGAGGAGGCGATCCTCCGGGCCCGAGCCAAAGCCGCCGCGCGCGGCCTGCCTGTCCAGTTCGAGATCAAAGACGCCATGACCCTGGGTGAATGGGACCAACGCTTCGCCAGCGTGATCGACAGCGGTCTGTTCCACATCTATCACGGGCGGGAAAGAGAACAGTACGCCCAAGGCCTGGCCCACATCCTGAATCCCGGCGGCCGTCTCTTTCTGTTCGGCTTCAGCGACCAGGAGCCGCCGCGTCCCGGCAGACCCGTGGGCCTGTCGCGGCGGGAGCTCAGCGACGCCTTCTCCGACGGTTGGACCATCGAATCCCTCAACCTGGTGCGAGGGGAGTTGAACCCCGCTTTCCTGGCCGAGTCCCCGCAGAGTGCAGGGGACGGTGGTCCGCTGATGTGGTTCGCGGTGATTCGGCGCGCAGCGCCGGGGGTCGAACTTTGAGGCCTCGCAGGGAAGGCCAATGGGCCTGCCTGGACACCCGCCGGACAAAGAAGTAGTGAATATGAACCAGCTAAAACGGTGTCGCCCACCACGCCATGGTAAGGAACAGGCACCAGGATGTCTCGTTTTATCAGTGCATTGGAAAGGGAGGCGGATTCCATGCGACTTCCATCCCGAAGAGATGGAGATTAGCACTCATTTTGGTTGAACTGGTGAACAGGGAAACCTCTATGAACATGCTCAAGACGCTCTTTTTCGCCGCTGCCCTCACCATCGCCAGCCTGACACCAATCTACGCAAAGTCGTATGATTTTTCACTTTCGGCCCCGGCGACTGCCGGAACCGTCAAGTTGGAGCCCGGCCGCTACACCGTGAAGGTGGACGGAACCAGTGCCACGTTGATCCTGGCCAAGAACAACAAAACTATTGAAGTGCCCATGAAAGTCGCGGAAGGAACCACGAAGTTCAAGACCACGGCAATCAACACGAAAAGTGGCGGAGCCATCGTCGAACTGACCTCCATCGATCTGGGCGGGTCCAAGATGAAGGTGGAATTCAGCAAGTAGCCCCGGCCGCATGCCAAGGATCTTCCTTGGACCTGCTCGCCGGAAAATGAGAACGATCCAGGAGTCTGTCTCTCTCCGATCCTTACCAACCCCCACCGCTGATGACCGGCCGGGACAGCGTGCCCAGCGTGTTGCGCGCGGAAGCCGGCCATCGGGTTGTGAGAGACAGATTCCTGGAGTCAAAACCCACCGGGAGCAGCCTGTGCCGGTGTTCCGCGATTAGCGCTGCGCGAACTCGAGCTCATAGACCTGTGGGCTGTTGTGATCCAGGGTCCTGAGTGGGGATCCGTAGTTGGACATACCAATCCCGTGCAGGAATCCGCCCAATTCCCCTACCGGCAAGTCGGATACAATCTCGGTCTTATTGCGGCTAACGTCGTAACGCATCAGATGGTTACGGGCGAGATAAAAGATCGACTTCCCATCCGGCGACCACACCGGCCAACGGCATTGCAGGTCGGACAACTGGACCCACTTCCGGTCCTCGAAACGATAAAGCATCAGGTTGCGCGTTCCAAT encodes the following:
- a CDS encoding PadR family transcriptional regulator: MFERFFGMHEAHAAPERCFARRPGLGGPGGGPGFWDRFQGGPRGGFGRGFGGGRERLFEGGDVKLVVLKLLSEQPSYGYQLIKTMEQRLAGGYTPSAGVIYPTLTMLEEEGLTSSSTENNKKVYAVTQDGLAFLEANKDRLSELFERMDEAGKGFQRGRSPEIMRAFMELRSAAVARLSSGQATPELTKKIAQTIRAAAQAIQEL
- a CDS encoding class I SAM-dependent methyltransferase, translated to MPNEPASVHDEFTQMYAGNPPWEIGRPQSPFIEAAGQIISPVLDAGCGTGNVSLYFAALGHQVTGIDFVEEAILRARAKAAARGLPVQFEIKDAMTLGEWDQRFASVIDSGLFHIYHGREREQYAQGLAHILNPGGRLFLFGFSDQEPPRPGRPVGLSRRELSDAFSDGWTIESLNLVRGELNPAFLAESPQSAGDGGPLMWFAVIRRAAPGVEL